A DNA window from Bradyrhizobium barranii subsp. barranii contains the following coding sequences:
- a CDS encoding MarR family winged helix-turn-helix transcriptional regulator, which translates to MSSKTVRPGLKSDQQPEKSLDLRALRRTPGFMLRLAQLKFFEGFYEEFAALGLTPATYAIFAVIRDNPGVPPSSLASLLRLRLPNLIKILNELESSGFIKRNRSKADRRAVELMLTPKGAKLIAEGARLTESYNEKMLAPLSAAEQRTLLELLNRLLPL; encoded by the coding sequence ATGAGCTCGAAAACCGTAAGACCCGGGTTGAAGTCCGATCAGCAGCCGGAGAAATCGCTGGACCTGCGCGCGCTCCGGCGGACGCCCGGCTTCATGCTGCGCCTCGCGCAATTGAAGTTTTTCGAAGGCTTTTACGAGGAGTTCGCCGCGTTGGGCCTGACGCCGGCAACCTATGCGATCTTCGCCGTCATTCGTGACAATCCCGGCGTGCCGCCGAGCAGCCTCGCCAGCCTGCTCCGGTTGCGCCTGCCGAACCTGATCAAGATCCTGAACGAGCTCGAATCGTCCGGCTTCATCAAGCGCAACCGCTCGAAAGCGGACCGCCGCGCCGTCGAGCTGATGCTGACGCCGAAGGGTGCAAAGCTCATTGCCGAGGGGGCAAGGCTGACGGAGTCCTACAACGAAAAGATGCTGGCCCCGCTCAGCGCGGCCGAGCAGCGCACGCTGCTGGAATTGCTGAACCGGCTCCTGCCGCTCTAG
- a CDS encoding ABC transporter substrate-binding protein, with protein MNRKFLHKLCILASMLVAAPGFAQDAVKIGILNDQSGPFASYQGIGSVVAAKMAVEDYGGKAAGKPVEVVAADHQNKTDIGIGIARRWYENDGVDAIFDIPNSSIALAVAGMSAEKNKVFVGSGAGTVLLTGEKCTPNTVHWTYDTYAYGRGLGKAIVQQGGKKWFFITADYAFGHDLEKQAAEAVKASGGEVLGSVRHPLGTADYASFLLQAQASGANVVGFANAGDDTITSMKQAAEFGLTKDHKLVGLILGMNGLPSLGLKFAQGAQIMNPFYWDLNDGTRAFAKRFAERIPSKAYPNDMQAGVYASVIHYLKAVDKAGGAKDGKVVVAAMKEMPTDDPLFGKGYIRKDGRKIHPLYLLQVKAPEESNSAWDLLKVVATIKGEDAFRSESEGKCPLTTQ; from the coding sequence ATGAACAGAAAATTCCTGCACAAATTGTGCATTTTGGCTTCGATGCTGGTTGCCGCGCCGGGCTTTGCCCAGGATGCCGTGAAGATCGGCATCCTGAACGACCAATCCGGTCCGTTCGCGAGCTATCAGGGTATCGGCTCGGTCGTCGCCGCAAAAATGGCTGTCGAAGACTATGGCGGAAAGGCTGCCGGCAAGCCCGTCGAGGTCGTCGCGGCGGATCACCAGAACAAGACCGACATCGGGATCGGCATCGCCAGGCGCTGGTACGAGAATGACGGCGTCGACGCGATCTTCGACATCCCGAACTCGTCGATCGCGCTCGCTGTCGCCGGCATGAGCGCCGAGAAGAACAAGGTCTTCGTCGGATCGGGCGCCGGCACGGTGCTGCTCACCGGCGAGAAATGCACGCCCAACACCGTGCACTGGACCTACGACACCTATGCCTACGGGCGTGGCCTCGGCAAGGCGATCGTGCAGCAGGGCGGCAAGAAGTGGTTCTTCATCACCGCCGACTACGCGTTCGGCCACGATCTGGAGAAGCAGGCCGCGGAGGCCGTGAAAGCGTCCGGCGGCGAGGTGCTCGGCAGCGTGCGGCATCCGCTGGGAACGGCCGACTACGCCTCCTTCCTGCTCCAGGCCCAGGCTTCGGGCGCGAACGTCGTCGGCTTCGCCAATGCCGGCGACGATACCATCACCTCGATGAAGCAGGCCGCCGAGTTCGGGCTGACCAAGGACCACAAGCTGGTCGGATTGATCCTGGGGATGAACGGCCTTCCCTCACTCGGACTGAAGTTTGCGCAGGGCGCGCAGATCATGAACCCGTTCTACTGGGATCTGAACGACGGCACGCGGGCTTTCGCCAAACGCTTCGCCGAGCGCATTCCCTCGAAGGCTTATCCCAACGACATGCAGGCCGGCGTCTATGCCTCGGTCATTCACTACCTCAAGGCGGTCGACAAGGCTGGCGGCGCCAAGGACGGCAAGGTCGTCGTCGCCGCGATGAAGGAGATGCCGACGGACGATCCGCTGTTCGGCAAGGGCTACATCCGGAAGGACGGACGCAAGATCCACCCGCTCTATTTGCTCCAGGTCAAGGCGCCCGAGGAGTCGAATTCGGCCTGGGACCTGCTGAAGGTCGTCGCCACGATCAAGGGCGAGGACGCATTCCGCTCGGAGAGCGAAGGCAAGTGTCCGCTGACCACGCAATAA
- a CDS encoding cytochrome P450 — protein MSGIASSPIDPFAPDFLMDPYPAYEALRALGPAFALERYDVWAMAGYAEVEPALKDWKTFMSGEGVGLHGMNPALPKPLTLQIDPPDHDKGRRVLGRPLSPGVARKLRETFQQEAERKVSELIDKGTFDAVADLAEAYPMKVFPDAIGIRPDGREKLLVWSTFVFDSFGPENEMLATSRKAGLAAQSWIMECCARDALQPDGLGMMIYQAADDGEITEHEATHLVRPFLTAGIDTTVNGIGNTLLALATHPDEYRKLHHKPELARNAFEEGLRYDSPVQTFFRTTSRDVEIGGGVIPAHRKVLLFMASANRDPARWDNADRFDVERSATGHVGFGAGIHACVGQMIARLEGELIFGELARRVKTIELTAEPKRRLNNSLRGLESMPVRVTAA, from the coding sequence ATGAGCGGCATTGCGTCCAGTCCGATCGACCCGTTCGCGCCTGACTTCCTGATGGATCCCTATCCCGCCTATGAAGCGCTGCGCGCGCTCGGGCCTGCGTTCGCGCTGGAGCGTTACGACGTGTGGGCCATGGCAGGCTATGCCGAAGTCGAGCCGGCCCTGAAGGACTGGAAGACGTTCATGAGCGGCGAGGGTGTCGGGCTTCACGGGATGAATCCTGCCCTGCCGAAACCGCTGACACTCCAGATCGATCCTCCCGATCATGACAAGGGCCGCCGCGTCCTCGGCCGCCCCCTGTCCCCGGGCGTCGCAAGGAAGCTGCGCGAGACGTTTCAGCAGGAGGCGGAGAGGAAGGTCTCGGAGCTGATCGACAAAGGCACCTTCGATGCCGTGGCCGATCTTGCGGAAGCCTATCCCATGAAAGTGTTTCCGGATGCGATCGGCATCCGGCCTGACGGCCGCGAGAAGCTGCTGGTCTGGAGCACCTTCGTGTTCGACAGCTTTGGCCCGGAGAACGAGATGCTGGCCACATCGCGCAAGGCGGGCCTCGCCGCACAGAGCTGGATCATGGAATGCTGCGCCCGGGACGCGTTGCAGCCAGACGGGCTCGGCATGATGATCTACCAGGCGGCCGACGACGGCGAGATCACCGAGCACGAAGCAACGCATCTGGTGCGGCCGTTCCTCACCGCCGGGATCGACACCACCGTCAACGGCATCGGGAACACCCTGCTGGCACTCGCCACGCATCCGGATGAATATCGCAAGCTGCACCACAAGCCGGAGCTGGCGCGCAACGCTTTCGAGGAAGGCCTGCGCTACGACTCACCGGTGCAGACATTCTTTCGCACCACCTCGCGCGATGTCGAGATCGGCGGCGGCGTGATCCCCGCGCACCGCAAAGTGCTGCTGTTCATGGCCTCCGCCAACCGCGATCCCGCGCGCTGGGACAACGCGGACCGCTTCGATGTCGAACGAAGTGCGACCGGACATGTCGGCTTCGGCGCCGGCATTCACGCCTGCGTCGGCCAGATGATCGCGCGTCTGGAAGGCGAATTGATCTTCGGCGAGCTTGCAAGGCGCGTGAAGACCATCGAGCTCACGGCAGAGCCGAAACGCAGGCTCAACAATTCCCTGCGTGGGCTGGAGAGCATGCCGGTCCGCGTGACCGCCGCTTAG